A genomic region of Chryseobacterium sp. KACC 21268 contains the following coding sequences:
- a CDS encoding M13 family metallopeptidase, protein MKKISLTALMIASLVSTVSAQSKQNALELTYMDTTVRPQDDFYNYVNGTWMKTAKIPADKPSWGSFTQLRETTDNNSLGLLDNILKEKFENGSEGQKIQALYQTYMDMNKRNADGLNPIKADLAKIDGIKNLSDLQKYLIDATKRGDNSFYEWGVDGDLKDSKMNAVYLGDASLGLGRDYYQKDSPKNTETIEEYKKYVAQVLTEIGYKNSAAVAGQIVDFEKKIAKTLLTNEQVRDATLQYNPKTLPELKSLVKNIDLPKYLAEVGVKTDKVIIGELGYYKNLDTFLTEKNIPLIKDYLKFNLVSGSAGYLNQKLDTMKFDFYSKYLQGQQEQRAMNKRALGLINGVVGEAFGKVYVEKYFTPEAKAQMLTYVDYLKKSFAVHINGLTWMSSVTKTKALEKLNKFTVKIAYPDTWKDYSKLTLKSEKDGGTLYGNLQNVSSWHYAKELEKIGKPVDKKEWGMSPQTVNAYYNPVNNEIVFPAAILQPPFFNADADAAVNFGGIGAVIGHEMTHGFDDSGAQFDGDGNLTDWWTAEDKANFEKATKSLAAQYDTYSPVKDVHVNGTFTNGENIADLGGVNIAYDALQMYLKDKGNPGKIDGYSPDQRFFLSWATVWRTLSTEKFMTNQVKTDPHSPGFFRSFGPLVNTEAFYKAFDVKQGDKLYKKPEERVKIW, encoded by the coding sequence ATGAAAAAGATCTCACTTACAGCATTAATGATAGCTTCTTTGGTAAGCACCGTTTCTGCCCAATCCAAGCAAAACGCTTTGGAATTGACCTATATGGACACTACTGTTCGTCCGCAAGATGATTTTTACAACTATGTCAACGGAACTTGGATGAAGACTGCCAAGATCCCTGCAGACAAGCCAAGTTGGGGATCTTTCACACAATTGAGAGAGACGACAGATAATAATTCTCTTGGACTTTTGGACAATATCCTAAAGGAAAAATTCGAAAATGGTTCCGAAGGTCAGAAGATCCAAGCGCTTTACCAGACTTATATGGATATGAACAAGCGTAATGCTGATGGTCTGAACCCGATCAAGGCTGATCTTGCGAAGATCGATGGGATCAAGAATCTTTCTGATCTTCAAAAATATCTGATCGATGCCACGAAAAGAGGCGACAACTCTTTCTACGAGTGGGGTGTGGATGGTGACCTTAAAGATTCTAAGATGAACGCTGTTTATTTAGGCGATGCTTCTCTTGGGCTTGGTAGAGACTATTACCAAAAAGATTCTCCGAAGAATACCGAAACCATCGAGGAGTACAAAAAATATGTAGCTCAGGTCCTTACTGAGATCGGATACAAAAATTCTGCTGCTGTAGCTGGTCAGATCGTTGATTTCGAAAAGAAAATTGCTAAGACCTTGCTGACCAACGAGCAGGTGCGTGACGCAACTTTACAGTACAATCCTAAAACTTTGCCGGAACTAAAATCATTGGTGAAAAACATCGACCTTCCAAAATATTTGGCTGAGGTAGGTGTGAAAACCGACAAAGTGATCATTGGAGAGCTTGGCTACTATAAAAATCTTGATACATTCTTGACAGAGAAAAACATTCCTTTGATCAAAGATTATCTTAAATTCAATTTGGTTTCTGGAAGCGCAGGTTACCTGAACCAGAAGTTGGATACGATGAAGTTTGATTTCTACAGCAAATATCTACAAGGCCAGCAAGAGCAGAGAGCGATGAACAAAAGAGCGCTTGGCTTGATCAATGGTGTTGTGGGAGAAGCTTTCGGAAAGGTTTATGTTGAGAAATATTTCACGCCGGAAGCTAAAGCGCAGATGTTGACCTACGTCGATTATCTTAAGAAGAGTTTCGCTGTTCATATCAATGGCTTGACTTGGATGTCTTCTGTGACCAAGACCAAAGCCTTGGAAAAATTGAATAAATTCACTGTAAAGATCGCTTATCCTGATACGTGGAAAGATTATTCCAAATTGACTTTGAAGTCTGAAAAAGATGGTGGAACACTTTATGGAAATCTTCAAAACGTGTCTAGCTGGCATTATGCTAAGGAATTAGAAAAAATTGGAAAACCAGTGGACAAGAAAGAGTGGGGAATGTCGCCACAAACTGTGAACGCATACTACAATCCGGTGAACAACGAGATCGTTTTCCCTGCCGCGATCCTTCAGCCGCCTTTCTTCAATGCTGATGCTGATGCAGCGGTCAACTTTGGAGGAATTGGAGCGGTGATCGGTCACGAGATGACGCACGGTTTTGATGACAGTGGTGCACAGTTCGACGGCGATGGTAACTTGACAGACTGGTGGACCGCAGAGGATAAAGCTAACTTCGAGAAAGCGACGAAAAGTCTTGCAGCTCAGTACGATACTTATTCGCCAGTGAAGGATGTTCACGTGAACGGAACTTTCACCAACGGAGAGAATATCGCCGATCTTGGTGGTGTGAACATCGCTTATGACGCCCTTCAGATGTATCTTAAAGATAAAGGTAATCCAGGTAAAATTGATGGTTACTCACCGGATCAACGATTCTTCCTAAGCTGGGCAACCGTTTGGAGAACGCTTTCTACGGAGAAGTTTATGACCAATCAGGTGAAAACGGATCCACACTCTCCAGGTTTCTTCAGAAGTTTTGGACCATTGGTGAACACCGAGGCTTTCTATAAAGCGTTTGATGTGAAACAAGGCGACAAGCTTTACAAAAAACCAGAAGAGAGAGTGAAGATCTGGTAA